One stretch of Muribaculum intestinale DNA includes these proteins:
- the secD gene encoding protein translocase subunit SecD, translated as MQSKGTTGSAISGVIAIFLVLVCLFYLSFTWVTNRYEKKGQEYALAIANGDSNSEAYTKAYKNYIDSIGKEKVYPVFGYTFNQVQKMGVGLGLDLKGGMNVILQVSVPDILRSIANAEDNKTFNRVLAATDSVVKRTKTSDYVSAFFKQYKEMEPGADMAVVFKNVAKRGESADQVEATVKQEVKDRVNSSTNVLRNRIDQFGVVAPNIQELEKDGQILLELPGVKEHDRVRDLLKASANLEFYEVYNLEDIQSQLMALENALRSDSAGVAKTFFGYFDGQGYAGTPYIGMATQAHREVIDSILGTATAARILPSNLKLRWEVKPQEVTYTDTVTNTTRKADIYQLIALKSNNGKPALGGDVVTNATSDFDNLQGNYVSMEMNSEGAKQWARVTQNNLGKPVAIVLDDAVYSAPRINSVIEGGRSQITGNFSVDDAKDLANVLKSGKMAAKVDIVSDTVIGPSLGKQAIHDGFLSFAIALVLLMVFMMAFYGFIPGLIANIGLVCNLFFTFGILASFQAVLTLSGIAGIVLALGMAVDANVLIFERAKEELRAGKNIHQAIADGYANAFSAIFDSNLTSIITAVILLLYGTGPIKGFATTLIIGIVCSFFTAVFLTRLVFVAFGKTKPFLNLTFTTPLSRGKLENVNFNFLGGRKVSFMVALAFIVIVVISLFARGLNQGIDFSGGRNYIVQFDHEVKTGDLQQKLAPMFPDASLSVITIDNDTKVRISTNYKINEETDGVDKEITDILYKGLQSELGGMSLEDFSTTNENIGIQQSQKVGPTIAADMKKNAYIAVVLSLIAMFLYILLRFHNVAFSVGALAAVAFTAFTVIGFYTLFWGVLPFSMEIDQSFIAAILTVIGYQINDTVVVFDRVRENVGLYPKQDFFTTINKSLNSTLGRTIMTSASTVLVLLCIFILGGEAIRSFTFAMLFGVITGTLSTIYIAAPVAYLTDKRLEKK; from the coding sequence ATGCAAAGCAAAGGTACGACCGGAAGCGCCATTTCCGGTGTAATAGCAATCTTCCTCGTGCTCGTGTGTCTGTTCTATCTCTCATTTACGTGGGTCACAAACCGCTATGAGAAGAAAGGCCAGGAGTACGCACTGGCAATCGCTAACGGCGATTCCAATTCCGAGGCTTACACAAAGGCTTACAAGAACTACATCGACTCAATCGGAAAAGAGAAGGTGTACCCGGTATTCGGCTATACATTCAATCAGGTACAGAAGATGGGCGTAGGCCTCGGCCTCGACCTGAAAGGAGGTATGAACGTAATCCTCCAGGTAAGCGTGCCCGACATTCTGCGCTCTATCGCCAATGCCGAAGACAACAAGACATTCAACCGTGTACTCGCTGCAACCGACTCGGTAGTGAAGCGCACCAAGACCAGCGACTATGTATCTGCATTCTTCAAACAGTACAAGGAGATGGAGCCGGGCGCCGACATGGCCGTAGTGTTCAAAAACGTGGCCAAGCGCGGCGAGAGCGCCGACCAGGTCGAAGCAACAGTAAAGCAGGAGGTAAAGGACCGCGTGAACTCTTCCACCAACGTGCTCCGCAACCGTATCGACCAGTTTGGCGTGGTTGCCCCCAACATCCAGGAGCTTGAAAAGGACGGACAGATTCTTCTTGAACTTCCGGGCGTTAAAGAGCACGATCGTGTACGCGACCTGCTCAAGGCATCGGCCAATCTCGAGTTTTACGAAGTATACAACCTTGAGGACATACAGAGCCAGCTCATGGCCCTCGAGAATGCCCTCCGCAGCGACAGCGCCGGTGTAGCCAAAACTTTCTTCGGCTACTTCGACGGCCAGGGCTATGCAGGAACTCCCTATATCGGTATGGCCACACAGGCCCACCGCGAGGTAATTGACTCCATTCTCGGCACAGCAACCGCTGCACGCATCCTCCCCTCCAACCTGAAACTCCGCTGGGAGGTGAAGCCCCAGGAAGTGACCTACACTGACACCGTGACCAACACCACCCGCAAGGCCGACATATACCAGCTCATCGCTCTCAAGAGCAATAACGGCAAGCCCGCTCTCGGCGGCGACGTGGTGACAAACGCCACAAGCGACTTCGACAACCTTCAGGGCAACTACGTGAGCATGGAGATGAACAGCGAGGGCGCAAAACAGTGGGCCCGCGTGACTCAGAACAACCTCGGCAAGCCCGTGGCTATCGTACTCGACGACGCCGTATACTCAGCTCCGCGCATCAACAGCGTAATCGAGGGTGGCCGCTCGCAGATTACCGGCAACTTCTCTGTCGACGATGCCAAGGACCTCGCCAACGTGCTCAAGTCGGGTAAGATGGCAGCCAAGGTCGACATCGTAAGCGACACTGTAATCGGTCCGTCGCTCGGCAAGCAGGCAATCCACGACGGCTTCCTGTCGTTTGCTATCGCCCTCGTGCTTCTCATGGTGTTCATGATGGCATTCTACGGATTTATTCCCGGACTCATCGCCAACATCGGCCTTGTCTGCAACCTCTTCTTCACATTCGGCATCCTCGCCTCGTTCCAGGCAGTGCTTACACTCTCCGGCATCGCCGGTATCGTGCTCGCCCTTGGTATGGCCGTTGACGCCAACGTGCTTATATTCGAGCGTGCCAAGGAAGAGCTCCGCGCCGGCAAGAACATCCATCAGGCTATCGCCGACGGTTATGCCAACGCATTCTCCGCCATCTTCGACTCTAACCTTACCTCAATTATCACCGCAGTAATCCTGCTCCTCTACGGCACAGGTCCTATCAAGGGATTCGCCACCACACTTATCATCGGTATCGTCTGCTCGTTCTTCACAGCAGTGTTCCTTACCCGACTGGTATTCGTGGCATTCGGCAAGACCAAGCCTTTCCTTAACCTTACCTTCACCACTCCCCTCTCGCGCGGCAAACTTGAGAATGTAAACTTCAACTTCCTCGGCGGTCGCAAGGTATCGTTCATGGTAGCTCTGGCATTCATCGTAATCGTTGTAATCTCGCTCTTCGCCCGCGGCCTCAACCAGGGCATCGACTTCTCCGGCGGTCGCAACTATATCGTACAGTTTGACCATGAGGTTAAGACCGGCGATCTCCAGCAGAAACTCGCCCCGATGTTCCCCGATGCATCGCTGTCGGTAATCACCATCGACAATGACACCAAGGTGCGCATCTCGACCAACTACAAAATCAACGAAGAAACCGACGGTGTAGACAAAGAGATTACCGACATCCTCTACAAAGGCCTGCAGAGCGAACTCGGCGGCATGTCTCTTGAAGACTTCTCTACAACCAACGAGAATATCGGCATACAGCAGTCGCAGAAAGTAGGTCCGACCATTGCGGCCGATATGAAGAAGAACGCCTACATCGCTGTAGTGCTATCGCTCATCGCGATGTTCCTCTACATCCTGCTCCGTTTCCACAACGTGGCCTTCTCGGTAGGCGCTCTTGCAGCCGTTGCGTTCACAGCCTTCACCGTAATCGGATTCTACACCCTATTCTGGGGCGTACTTCCCTTCTCGATGGAGATTGACCAGTCGTTTATCGCCGCTATACTTACCGTTATAGGATATCAGATCAACGATACCGTGGTAGTATTTGACCGTGTGCGCGAAAACGTTGGTCTCTATCCCAAACAGGACTTCTTCACCACTATCAACAAGTCGCTCAACTCGACTCTCGGACGTACAATCATGACATCGGCATCAACCGTGCTCGTGCTCCTCTGTATCTTCATCCTCGGTGGCGAAGCTATCCGCAGCTTTACATTCGCAATGCTCTTTGGTGTAATCACCGGTACGCTGTCGACCATCTATATCGCAGCGCCTGTGGCTTATCTTACCGACAAACGTCTTGAAAAGAAATAA
- a CDS encoding helix-turn-helix domain-containing protein, translating to MNTAVTEKDTYICRAQRPIATAIMLIAAAILYINVSAQPYCRVRTYRTSDGLPSHNVSRIAQDSTDLIWVSTWGGLSNFDGKNFISYRSGERNGTLPTNRITAIWPDTHGRLWMHLYGELPYYLDIASGKFVAVSDDIAMKTGGEYHCRAISVAPEGIWMIGSRGKPTIRLNAKAPSDTALMEIWDTTHMASIGAHHITTVKSTPSGHEWIFTDTGISLYGSDVHADGVFMEPVELDGKDYFLTTDGRAYVYNSGKLTAISAVPGRPSVSAGRRLDDKRIMAATSSGIAIYDITTNRWSMITSPGGEEITDLYVDTKSRIWAFAEGGNILLATPESNTARYIDTEESMTPITVSRRPLWLEDPTGTVWLAPRNRPFGYYSEFSGKVKPLPLVSPQLNYSAIPSIERYFIDNQSNLWLSGAHDLTCVTFGRRSINTIPLERNEEVRALTVNDDGTLLAGTATGIIGWLDPDGKLKGYLTQTSGSDGSTKAQISQSPQPFAYRIYSVLTDSKGTTWIGTKGNGLYTIDPKGKITNYHRTSDPYSIGCDSIYQVMEDSRGRIWLATYGAGVHMVRRDSTGGYRFIHRGNDMNGYPADGFNRVRRVEEGPGGVMFLSTTEGFLTVDGHSDDAPSMRFFRTTHSETDPSSLLTPNVMQILSSKKGRIYVATMEGVQVVAEKTLLKDNLKLKPIAMPATSSCINNVLALGETPDGRIYIVRESDIVAYNPSTGADRTLSHTDNAEFTEALPVYDGQNLWTGALNGPAFFTPDKKIPGVEIPKIIVTRVLHGTGTDAGTELNPSEITVAGNERHLTVEFAALDYADTGSLRYAYRLDGDTLWHNLGSEGKLKFNRLSPGNHTLYLRSTNSSGHWVNNTRQISLKVEPSFWKSWRGTGVILLIILAVTGAAVIIYLQRRDNVRMSEINEQQRRTLEEITRVMHEQAVRAQAAREAEEARAGNTQEPPAPAPQASDYRLESPTIIDEDQEMMQRLLKFLDTRIGDENLKIEELAESVNMGRTVFYGKIKTLVGMSPSDFLRRLRLQRAQELIANSRMSFSQIAFAVGFSDPKYFTKCFKKETGMTPSEFRSKNQLSDNDA from the coding sequence ATGAACACAGCAGTGACAGAAAAAGACACATACATATGCCGGGCGCAACGCCCTATTGCCACAGCAATAATGCTCATAGCCGCAGCGATACTATATATTAATGTATCGGCGCAACCTTATTGCAGAGTGCGCACATATCGCACGTCCGACGGGCTGCCGTCGCACAACGTATCGCGAATCGCACAGGACTCCACCGACCTGATATGGGTGTCGACATGGGGCGGACTGTCTAATTTCGACGGCAAGAATTTCATAAGCTATCGCTCGGGTGAACGCAACGGCACTCTCCCCACCAACCGCATCACCGCCATATGGCCCGACACCCACGGGCGCCTGTGGATGCATCTGTATGGCGAGCTCCCCTACTACCTCGACATCGCATCCGGAAAATTCGTAGCAGTGAGCGACGATATCGCCATGAAGACCGGCGGCGAATACCATTGCAGGGCCATATCAGTAGCGCCCGAGGGGATATGGATGATAGGCTCGAGAGGCAAGCCGACAATCAGGCTTAACGCCAAAGCGCCATCCGACACGGCCTTGATGGAGATATGGGACACAACCCATATGGCCTCTATCGGCGCACACCACATAACAACGGTGAAAAGCACTCCATCGGGACATGAATGGATATTCACCGACACGGGCATCAGCCTGTATGGCAGCGACGTGCATGCCGACGGTGTATTCATGGAGCCGGTAGAACTTGATGGGAAAGACTATTTCCTGACAACCGACGGACGCGCATACGTGTATAACTCCGGAAAGCTGACGGCAATCTCCGCCGTGCCGGGACGTCCGTCCGTAAGCGCCGGACGCCGGCTTGATGACAAACGCATAATGGCGGCAACATCGTCGGGAATAGCCATATATGACATTACAACCAACCGCTGGAGCATGATAACATCGCCCGGAGGAGAGGAAATAACCGACCTGTATGTCGACACAAAGTCGCGCATATGGGCCTTTGCAGAGGGTGGCAACATACTGCTTGCCACGCCAGAAAGCAACACCGCAAGATACATCGACACGGAAGAGAGCATGACACCGATAACAGTGTCGCGCCGCCCCCTCTGGCTTGAAGACCCGACCGGCACGGTATGGCTCGCCCCACGCAACCGGCCATTCGGATATTACAGCGAATTCAGCGGTAAAGTAAAACCTCTGCCTCTGGTATCACCGCAGCTCAACTACTCGGCCATACCGTCAATCGAACGATACTTCATTGACAACCAGTCGAACCTGTGGCTCAGCGGCGCACACGACCTTACCTGTGTAACTTTCGGCCGACGTAGCATCAACACAATACCGCTTGAACGCAACGAAGAGGTAAGAGCGCTTACTGTAAATGACGACGGGACATTACTCGCCGGCACCGCCACCGGCATTATCGGATGGCTCGACCCTGACGGCAAGCTGAAAGGGTATCTTACACAAACCTCCGGCTCTGACGGTAGCACCAAAGCACAGATATCACAATCGCCCCAGCCTTTTGCCTACCGCATATATTCAGTGCTGACCGACTCTAAAGGTACTACCTGGATAGGCACCAAAGGCAACGGGCTGTATACCATAGACCCTAAAGGAAAAATCACCAACTACCACCGCACCTCCGACCCCTATTCAATAGGATGCGACAGCATATACCAGGTGATGGAGGACAGTCGCGGAAGAATATGGCTGGCCACCTACGGAGCAGGCGTGCATATGGTAAGACGCGACTCAACAGGTGGATACCGGTTTATACATCGAGGCAATGACATGAACGGATATCCTGCCGACGGATTCAACCGCGTAAGGCGCGTGGAGGAAGGCCCGGGCGGAGTTATGTTCCTATCCACAACCGAAGGCTTTCTTACCGTCGACGGACATAGCGACGACGCCCCGTCTATGCGGTTTTTCCGTACCACCCATTCGGAGACCGACCCGTCATCGCTGCTTACCCCCAACGTAATGCAGATTCTTTCAAGCAAGAAAGGCCGCATATATGTAGCCACGATGGAGGGCGTACAGGTTGTGGCGGAAAAGACTCTGCTGAAAGACAATCTGAAGCTAAAGCCGATAGCCATGCCGGCCACATCGTCGTGTATCAACAATGTGCTTGCACTCGGCGAGACTCCTGACGGACGTATATATATTGTAAGAGAGTCAGATATTGTGGCATACAATCCGTCGACCGGAGCTGACCGCACCCTCAGCCATACCGACAACGCAGAGTTTACAGAAGCACTCCCGGTATATGACGGACAAAATCTGTGGACAGGAGCACTGAACGGTCCGGCATTCTTCACCCCCGACAAGAAGATTCCGGGAGTAGAAATCCCGAAGATAATCGTCACACGTGTGCTTCACGGCACCGGGACCGACGCCGGAACCGAACTGAACCCCTCGGAAATAACCGTGGCTGGCAACGAACGGCACCTTACCGTAGAGTTTGCCGCACTCGACTATGCCGACACAGGGAGCCTGCGCTATGCCTACAGGCTCGACGGCGACACATTATGGCACAATCTCGGCAGCGAGGGCAAGCTGAAATTCAACCGACTGTCGCCGGGAAACCATACTCTGTATCTGCGTAGCACAAACAGTTCGGGACATTGGGTAAACAACACGCGCCAGATAAGTCTGAAAGTCGAGCCCTCGTTCTGGAAATCATGGCGCGGAACGGGAGTGATACTGCTGATAATCCTTGCCGTGACCGGAGCGGCCGTAATCATATACCTGCAGAGACGCGACAATGTGCGCATGTCGGAAATCAATGAGCAGCAGCGACGCACTCTTGAGGAGATAACCCGTGTGATGCACGAACAGGCTGTGAGAGCACAGGCCGCACGCGAGGCCGAAGAAGCCCGCGCCGGAAATACGCAGGAACCACCTGCTCCGGCGCCACAGGCGTCCGACTACAGACTTGAATCTCCCACCATCATCGACGAAGACCAGGAAATGATGCAACGTCTGCTCAAATTCCTCGACACACGTATCGGTGACGAGAATCTGAAGATAGAGGAACTGGCCGAGTCTGTCAACATGGGCCGCACCGTATTCTACGGTAAGATAAAGACCCTTGTTGGCATGTCGCCGAGCGATTTCCTGCGCCGACTGCGGCTTCAGCGCGCCCAGGAACTTATAGCCAACAGCCGCATGAGTTTCTCTCAGATAGCTTTTGCCGTAGGATTCTCCGACCCGAAGTATTTTACGAAATGCTTCAAAAAAGAGACCGGGATGACTCCGTCGGAGTTCCGCAGCAAGAACCAGTTGTCCGACAACGACGCATAG
- the metK gene encoding methionine adenosyltransferase — protein sequence MDINHYLFTSESVSEGHPDKVADQISDAVLDEFLAQDPESKVACETLVTTGQVVIAGEVNSEAYIDLQAVARKVITDIGYDRSDLRFDGNACGILSALHEQSADINRGVDREIKEDQGAGDQGMMFGFAIDETPDYMPLPLYLSHILLVELAKIRREGREMTYLRPDAKSQVTVEYDTRNQPVRIHTIVVSTQHDEFIPADDTASQTEADRLMLDKIRTDVRDILLPRVKAVLPDGIRALFDDTLILHVNPTGKFVIGGPHGDTGLTGRKIVVDTYGGRGAHGGGAFSGKDPSKVDRSAAYAARHIAKNLVAAGVAREALVQVAYAIGVAQPVSLYVNTRGTANVAMSDAEISAKVSSLFDMRPHAIEQRLKLRNPIYQMTAAYGHVGRRPETVTWHSKCNPSLTREVELFTWEKLDRVDDMREAFGL from the coding sequence ATGGATATTAATCATTATCTCTTCACGTCGGAATCGGTGTCCGAGGGTCATCCCGACAAGGTTGCCGACCAGATAAGCGACGCCGTACTCGACGAGTTCCTTGCCCAGGACCCGGAGTCTAAGGTGGCATGCGAGACTCTTGTCACCACCGGTCAGGTAGTTATCGCCGGGGAAGTCAATTCCGAAGCATACATCGACCTGCAGGCTGTGGCCCGCAAGGTGATTACCGACATAGGCTATGACCGCAGCGACCTCCGCTTTGACGGCAATGCATGCGGCATCCTGTCGGCTCTCCACGAACAGAGCGCCGACATCAACCGCGGAGTCGACCGCGAGATAAAGGAAGACCAGGGTGCAGGCGACCAGGGCATGATGTTTGGATTCGCTATCGACGAGACTCCCGACTATATGCCTCTGCCGCTGTATCTCAGCCATATTCTCCTTGTGGAGCTTGCTAAAATACGCCGGGAGGGCCGCGAGATGACCTATCTGCGCCCTGATGCCAAGAGCCAGGTTACTGTAGAGTACGACACCCGTAATCAGCCTGTACGCATACATACGATTGTGGTTTCCACACAGCACGACGAGTTTATCCCCGCCGACGACACAGCCTCGCAGACCGAGGCCGACCGACTGATGCTCGACAAGATACGCACAGATGTGCGCGATATACTTCTGCCGCGTGTGAAAGCCGTGCTCCCCGATGGCATCCGTGCGCTGTTTGATGATACACTGATACTTCATGTCAATCCTACCGGCAAGTTTGTGATTGGAGGCCCGCACGGCGATACCGGACTTACCGGACGTAAGATTGTTGTTGACACCTACGGCGGCCGTGGCGCCCACGGCGGCGGCGCGTTCTCCGGAAAAGATCCATCCAAGGTCGACCGTTCGGCCGCATATGCCGCACGCCATATCGCCAAGAATCTTGTGGCAGCCGGTGTGGCGCGCGAGGCTCTTGTGCAGGTGGCATACGCTATCGGTGTGGCGCAGCCCGTAAGCCTGTATGTTAATACACGCGGCACTGCCAATGTGGCAATGAGCGATGCCGAGATTTCAGCAAAAGTAAGCTCGCTTTTCGATATGCGCCCGCATGCTATCGAGCAGCGTCTTAAGCTACGCAATCCGATATATCAGATGACAGCAGCCTATGGCCATGTGGGTCGTCGACCTGAGACCGTCACTTGGCATAGCAAGTGCAACCCTTCACTGACCCGCGAGGTTGAACTCTTTACCTGGGAGAAGCTCGACCGTGTCGACGACATGCGCGAGGCGTTCGGACTGTAA